From Coturnix japonica isolate 7356 chromosome 1, Coturnix japonica 2.1, whole genome shotgun sequence, the proteins below share one genomic window:
- the GPR34 gene encoding probable G-protein coupled receptor 34 isoform X1, with protein MQALAHCWQKCIAIGEQLRKFSQMAASSVDLLTILSHKEGFWGNQTVLAMNAPEIRRNASCSLEDNALSYAFILFYSVIFVIGLVGNIIALFAFLCIHQKRNSIQVYLLNVAIADLLLIFCLPFRILYHIRNNTWMFGRILCKIVGTLFYMNMYISIVLLGLISLDRYVKINKSVKRPNMLTTTRSIHICCIVWAVALTGFSLVVVPSLFMSEVSNSTLCFHYRHKKNAMTEAILNYIIVIIFWTVFFLLILSYVKIAKNLLKISRKRANFPNAVKYTQTARNSFIVLIIFTVCFVPYHIFRFVYITSQLQNPSCYWKGVIHTCNEVMLIFSSFNSCLDPVMYFLMSRSVRKTVLQLICRRIHRDTSLTLESTSEIKLGQYTQERLSTTTPHSSSVKKKSDLIK; from the exons atgcaggctcttgctcactgctggcaaaaatgcatagctattGGTG AACAGCTAAGAAAATTCTCACAAATGGCTGCATCTTCAGTTGATTTACTGACCATTCTTTCACACAAGGAAGGCTTTTGGGGTAACCAAACTGTTCTAGCCATGAATGCACCTGAAATTCGACGCAATGCAAGCTGTTCCTTAGAAGACAATGCACTGTCGTATGCTTTCATACTTTTTTACTCTGTTATTTTTGTCATCGGATTGGTTGGGAATATTATAGCCCTGTTTGCATTCCTGTGCATTCACCAGAAAAGGAATTCCATCCAAGTTTACTTGCTAAACGTAGCCATTGCAGATCTTTTGCTGatcttctgccttcccttccgAATACTGTACCACATTAGAAACAACACGTGGATGTTTGGACGGATTTTATGCAAAATTGTAGGAACCCTATTTTACATGAACATGTATATTAGCATAGTACTGTTGGGACTAATTAGCCTAGATCGTTACGTAAAGATAAATAAGTCTGTGAAACGACCTAACATGTTAACTACTACCCGAAGTATACATATTTGCTGCATTGTGTGGGCAGTTGCACTAACAGGATTTTCATTAGTAGTTGTACCATCTCTCTTCATGAGTGAGGTCAGCAATTCTACCTTGTGCTTTCATTATCGGCATAAAAAGAATGCAATGACAGAAGCAATTTTAAATTATATCATTGTCATCATTTTTTggacagtttttttccttttgatactTTCCTATGTTAAAATTGCCAAGAACCTGCTGAAAATTTCAAGGAAAAGAGCTAATTTTCCCAATGCAGTGAAATACACCCAGACAGCAAGGAATTCCTTCATTGTACTCATTATTTTCACTGTATGTTTTGTTCCATACCACATATTTCGATTTGTCTACATTACATCACAATTACAAAATCCATCTTGTTACTGGAAGGGAGTAATTCACACATGCAATGAGGTTATGctcatattttcatcttttaacaGCTGCTTAGACCCAGTTatgtatttcctaatgtccaggAGCGTACGTAAGACTGTCCTCCAACTTATTTGTAGAAGAATTCATAGAGATACAAGTTTGACTCTGGaaagtacttcagaaataaaacttggaCAATATACGCAAGAGCGATTATCTACAACCACTCCGCATTCAAGTTCTGTAAAGAAGAAGTCTGACTTAATCAAGTAA
- the GPR34 gene encoding probable G-protein coupled receptor 34 isoform X2, which yields MAASSVDLLTILSHKEGFWGNQTVLAMNAPEIRRNASCSLEDNALSYAFILFYSVIFVIGLVGNIIALFAFLCIHQKRNSIQVYLLNVAIADLLLIFCLPFRILYHIRNNTWMFGRILCKIVGTLFYMNMYISIVLLGLISLDRYVKINKSVKRPNMLTTTRSIHICCIVWAVALTGFSLVVVPSLFMSEVSNSTLCFHYRHKKNAMTEAILNYIIVIIFWTVFFLLILSYVKIAKNLLKISRKRANFPNAVKYTQTARNSFIVLIIFTVCFVPYHIFRFVYITSQLQNPSCYWKGVIHTCNEVMLIFSSFNSCLDPVMYFLMSRSVRKTVLQLICRRIHRDTSLTLESTSEIKLGQYTQERLSTTTPHSSSVKKKSDLIK from the coding sequence ATGGCTGCATCTTCAGTTGATTTACTGACCATTCTTTCACACAAGGAAGGCTTTTGGGGTAACCAAACTGTTCTAGCCATGAATGCACCTGAAATTCGACGCAATGCAAGCTGTTCCTTAGAAGACAATGCACTGTCGTATGCTTTCATACTTTTTTACTCTGTTATTTTTGTCATCGGATTGGTTGGGAATATTATAGCCCTGTTTGCATTCCTGTGCATTCACCAGAAAAGGAATTCCATCCAAGTTTACTTGCTAAACGTAGCCATTGCAGATCTTTTGCTGatcttctgccttcccttccgAATACTGTACCACATTAGAAACAACACGTGGATGTTTGGACGGATTTTATGCAAAATTGTAGGAACCCTATTTTACATGAACATGTATATTAGCATAGTACTGTTGGGACTAATTAGCCTAGATCGTTACGTAAAGATAAATAAGTCTGTGAAACGACCTAACATGTTAACTACTACCCGAAGTATACATATTTGCTGCATTGTGTGGGCAGTTGCACTAACAGGATTTTCATTAGTAGTTGTACCATCTCTCTTCATGAGTGAGGTCAGCAATTCTACCTTGTGCTTTCATTATCGGCATAAAAAGAATGCAATGACAGAAGCAATTTTAAATTATATCATTGTCATCATTTTTTggacagtttttttccttttgatactTTCCTATGTTAAAATTGCCAAGAACCTGCTGAAAATTTCAAGGAAAAGAGCTAATTTTCCCAATGCAGTGAAATACACCCAGACAGCAAGGAATTCCTTCATTGTACTCATTATTTTCACTGTATGTTTTGTTCCATACCACATATTTCGATTTGTCTACATTACATCACAATTACAAAATCCATCTTGTTACTGGAAGGGAGTAATTCACACATGCAATGAGGTTATGctcatattttcatcttttaacaGCTGCTTAGACCCAGTTatgtatttcctaatgtccaggAGCGTACGTAAGACTGTCCTCCAACTTATTTGTAGAAGAATTCATAGAGATACAAGTTTGACTCTGGaaagtacttcagaaataaaacttggaCAATATACGCAAGAGCGATTATCTACAACCACTCCGCATTCAAGTTCTGTAAAGAAGAAGTCTGACTTAATCAAGTAA